The following are from one region of the Neurospora crassa OR74A linkage group III, whole genome shotgun sequence genome:
- a CDS encoding membrane transporter: protein MGQQTLEQQQQQQPHHQQPQQHPESSECESPSQAQQDVQVDATTEFDLDRVGRQRPAVFSSTLEEVMFCGSILISMLMSEYFVSGFNIILPGLAGALDIPKNSQTWPSSVFSLVTGSFLLPFGRLADIYGAYFIFTGGLVWMCIWCLIGGFSQNYQMLIVTRALAGLGPAAFLPTGLMLLGKTYRPGPRKNLVFSLYSAFAPLGFFIGIILGGVTGEYLSWRWWFFIGTIILFVTSLMAYLTIPNDRHQAVATRGGAKMDYFGLFTIVPAIILITFAITTGGSAPNGWRTPYIPVTFVIGMLFLCAAIYLEGWVAEQPLLPKDLFAAKYMKRFTLALFFAYGVFGIFLFYASVHIEAFMGASTLQTATWFAPMAGGGIVLATIGGFTLHKLPGRVLLMISGGGCLASVLLFALIPDHANYWAFVFPAMLGATIGVDITYLVSNVFITTNVPAHMQGTAGALINSLVFIGISFFLGIADLAVAESEDAFDGENHRVAFWFAVACAACSLLLFCLIDPGKAESELTLEERMEAGLGPKKETSASGSESPNPEQESE from the exons ATGGGCCAGCAAACACtagaacaacaacagcaacaacaaccacaccaTCAGCAACCCCAACAACATCCAGAATCGTCCGAGTGTGAGAGCCCTTCTCAGGCACAGCAGGATGTCCAAGTTGACGCCACCACTGAGTTCGATCTCGACCGCGTTGGTCGTCAACGACCCGCTGTCTTTTCGAGCACCTTGGAAGAGGTCATGTTCTGCGGCTCCATCCTCATTTCTATGCTCATGAGT GAATACTTTGTCTCTGGCTTCAATATCATTTTGCCTGGTCTCGCCGGGGCGCTAGATATTCCCAAAAATTCCCAAACATGGCCGTCCAGCGTCTTCTCCCTTGTTACCGGCTCTTTTCTCCTGCCATTCGGCCGTCTTGCCGACATATATGGAGCCTATTTCATCTTCACCGGCGGCCTGGTTTGGATGTGCATCTGGTGCTTGATTGGTGGCTTTAGTCAGAACTATCAGATGCTCATCGTCACCAGAGCTCTTGCCGGTCTAGGCCCCGCTGCTTTCCTGCCTACTGGTTTGATGCTGCTGGGGAAGACCTATCGTCCTGGCCCGAGGAAGAATCTCGTTTTTAGTCTCTATAGTGCATTCGCTCCGCTCGGTTTTTTCATCGGAATTATCCTGGGTGGGGTCACTGGCGAGTATCTTTCGTGGCGTTGGTGGTTCTTTATTGGAACCATCATCCTGTTTGTGACAAGCCTGATGGCTTATCTCACCATCCCCAATGATAGACACCAAGCTGTTGCTACCCGCGGAGGAGCCAAGATGGACTACTTCGGTTTGTTCACCATCGTTCCGGCTATCATTCTCATCACCTTTGCCATTACCACCGGTGGCTCGGCTCCAAATGGTTGGCGCACCCCTTATATTCCCGTAACGTTCGTTATCGGAATGCTTTTCCTCTGCGCCGCTATATATCTCGAGGGTTGGGTCGCTGAGCAGCCTCTGCTGCCAAAAGATCTGTTTGCCGCAAAGTATATGAAGAGGTTCACGCTTgctctcttcttcgcctACGGAGTGTTCGGCATTTTCTTGTTTTATGCCAGTGTACA CATCGAGGCATTCATGGGTGCCTCCACCCTCCAAACGGCGACCTGGTTCGCTCCTATGGCTGGCGGTGGTATCGTCCTAGCCACCATCGGCGGCTTCACTCTTCATAAGCTTCCCGGTAGAGTGCTACTTATGATATCCGGAGGCGGTTGTCTTGCCAGCGTTCTTCTCTTTGCTCTCATCCCCGACCATGCCAATTATTGGGCCTTTGTGTTCCCCGCCATGCTTGGAGCCACCATTGGTGTTGATATTACATACCTGGTGTCCAACGTCTTCATCACTACCAATGTACCTGCGCACATGCAAGGTACTGCTGGCGCTCTCATCAACAGTCTTGTCTTCATTGGTATCAGCTTCTTCCTCGGTATCGCCGATCTGGCTGTTGCTGAAAGTGAGGACGCGTTTGACGGCGAGAACCACAGGGTGGCCTTCTGGTTTGCAGTAGCCTGTGCCGCTTGCTCTCTGCTTCTTTTCTGCCTTATCGATCCCGGCAAAGCCGAAAGCGAACTTACCTTGGAGGAACGGATGGAAGCTGGACTTGGGCCTAAGAAGGAAACGTCTGCGTCTGGTTCGGAGTCGCCAAACCCTGAACAGGAGTCCGAATAA
- the trx gene encoding thioredoxin I, with protein sequence MSDGVKHINSAQEFANLLNTTQYVVADFYADWCGPCKAIAPMYAQFAKTFSIPNFLAFAKINVDSVQQVAQHYRVSAMPTFLFFKNGKQVAVNGSVMIQGADVNSLRAAAEKMGRLAKEKAAAAGSS encoded by the coding sequence ATGTCGGACGGCGTCAAGCACATCAACTCGGCCCAGGAGTTTGCGAACCTCCTCAACACAACCCAGTACGTCGTCGCTGACTTCTACGCCGACTGGTGCGGGCCTTGCAAGGCCATTGCGCCCATGTATGCCCAGTTTGCGAAGACCTTCTCCATCCCCAACTTCCTCGCCTTTGCCAAGATCAACGTCGATAGCGTCCAGCAGGTTGCTCAGCACTACCGTGTCTCCGCCATGcccaccttcctcttcttcaagaaCGGCAAGCAGGTCGCCGTCAACGGTTCCGTCATGATCCAGGGCGCCGATGTCAACAGTCTGCGGGCCGCTGCCGAGAAGATGGGCCGTCTGGCAAAGGAGaaggccgctgccgctggctCGTCGTGA
- a CDS encoding catabolic 3-dehydroquinase, whose translation MTSPADPHTRTWSHINGSSQDVLDRYAVTELCKGWPVYRDASEWKNYRSLFTDDACVWTTWSSDLPVDEFIQVSKEGKKNGVFIMHRECGTLAELGDSRTRAIGKMKATITHRFSEGGVAYDVDCDCRFIFFCEKQTATQEWKAKYVKLFYEKDKVVPVDGQTVPKWDKCELSTYPEGYRHLAMAQAKLGYKIDVNLPTPHDKGLWKRMYGEMENWLEGREVDLHWA comes from the exons ATGACTTCACCGGCGGATCCTCATACCAGAACCTGGTCTCACATCAACGGATCATCTCAAGACGTGCTTGACCGCTATGCCGTGACGGAGCTCTGTAAGGGCTGGCCTGTGTATCGCGACGCGTCGGAGTGGAAGAACTACCGCTCCCTCTTCACGGATGATGCCTGTGTGTGGACGA CCTGGAGCAGCGACTTGCCGGTTGACGAATTCATTCAAGTCTCCaaggagggcaagaagaACGGCGTCTTCATCATGCACCGCGAATGCGGCACTCTGGCCGAGCTCGGCGACAGCCGTACCCGGGCCATTGGAAAGATGAAGGCAACCATCACTCATCGCTTCAGCGAGGGCGGCGTGGCCTATGATGTCGACTGCGACTGCCGTTTCATCTTCTTTTGCGAAAAGCAGACGGCTACCCAAGAGTGGAAGGCCAAGTACGTCAAGCTGTTCTATGAGAAGGACAAGGTAGTGCCAGTCGATGGCCAGACTGTACCCAAGTGGGACAAGTGCGAGCTGAGCACGTATCCGGAGGGATATCGGCACCTTGCGATGGCGCAGGCCAAACTGGGATACAAGATCGACGTGAACCTTCCTACGCCGCACGACAAGGGACTGTGGAAGCGCATGTATGGTGAGATGGAGAACTGGTTGGAAGGCAGAGAGGTTGACCTCCACTGGGCCTAG
- the acr-2 gene encoding acriflavine sensitivity control protein acr-2 yields MVTGTAAMALKKMPPKKPYHQKASKTKACYNCHRKRLRCDKSLPACLKCSINGEECLGYGIVLRWAACNSPTSTITTRTTNKTNFNGTNTTTPRTVKSSTPTQAPTPSDSPRQLDTDVTSSSAPSHTCSRSTTTSTTTTRISSPTLEETIDSFTVETPIDNNVDPLPRAPDDNPDPSSQIIKRPVNLIKIPLTDPLLNGLSTKARWYMHHFATIVCRDLVSIDQKERNPFRAIIPLVRKFDYLQSVVLATAAMHLSTIHKYQGRSLPSESALVDALMLKSRALHLLRAAINDNTLTDKAMILSAIVFLVNLDLIDSGRGGWKAHVGAARRLISSLYLTKAHLDGAIAPLVNAIAADCLTYRIYGSTISGNTSSWSDNTIDDGVVLPYILQNAEAYSYHCAPPAILQIILSASQLCSGSSTTLETDGGAGRIVTAAALLHKARNFDVQTWVYNIKGLPPDDDLEARVSVASAHRAAACLFVLLSVPETGLLEIPLLEPKDLVQEILGHLSCIPDNHVHLKGTVWPTFVVGAETDDLSERAWCLERLVAVWTKNPWTYPWGYVHTAMEMLQEIWRLKDLAAQQGDDGINWLQRLKATENSCLIV; encoded by the exons ATGGTGACAGGAACAGCCGCCATGGCTCTGAAGAAAATGCCGCCAAAGAAGCCTTACCACCAAAAGGCTTCGAAAACTAAGGCATGCTACAACTGCCATCGGAAACGTCTTCGCTGTGACAAGTCGCTGCCTGCCTGTCTCAAGTGCTCCATCAACGGCGAGGAATGTCTTGGCTACGGCATCGTCCTGCGTTGGGCCGCCTGTAATTCACCAACCTCCACCATAACCACCAGGACCACTAACAAGACCAACTTCAAcggcaccaacaccaccacaccacgaACCGTCAAATCATCTACGCCAACACAAGCTCCAACACCAAGCGACAGCCCTCGACAACTTGATACCGATGTCACTAGTAGCTCAGCACCCAGCCACACTTGTAGTAGGAGTACTACCACGTCTACCACAACCACCCGCATCTCATCTCCAACCCTAGAGGAAACCATCGACAGCTTCACAGTGGAGACACCAATCGATAACAATGTCGACCCTCTACCGCGAGCACCAGATGATAACCCAGATCCAAGCTCACAAATTATCAAGCGCCCCGTCAACCTCATCAAGATTCCATTAACAGATCCACTCCTCAACGGTCTCTCAACCAAGGCAAGATGGTACATGCATCATT TTGCCACCATTGTCTGTCGAGACCTGGTCTCAATTGACCAGAAGGAACGGAATCCATTCCGGGCCATCATCCCTTTGGTTCGCAAGTTTGACTACCTCCAGTCGGTCGTCTTAGCAACGGCAGCCATGCACTTATCTACGATTCACAAGTACCAAGGTCGAAGTCTACCGTCGGAGTCCGCCCTAGTAGACGCACTGATGCTCAAGTCCCGGGCACTTCACCTTCTTCGCGCCGCCATCAATGACAACACCCTCACGGACAAGGCCATGATTCTTTCCGCCATCGTCTTCCTTGTCAATCTTGATCTCATCGACTCCGGCCGAGGAGGCTGGAAAGCCCATGTTGGAGCCGCCCGGCGTCTGATATCATCCCTATACCTGACCAAGGCTCACCTTGACGGGGCCATCGCCCCCTTAGTCAACGCCATCGCCGCCGACTGTCTTACCTATCGCATATACGGCTCAACCATCAGCGGCAACACTTCGTCGTGGTCGGACAATACCATCGATGACGGGGTCGTGTTGCCGTACATTTTGCAGAACGCCGAGGCCTACAGCTACCATTGCGCACCACCGGCTATCCTCCAAATTATTCTCTCTGCAAGCCAACTCTGTAGCGGCAGCTCCACGACGCTGGAAACAGATGGAGGGGCGGGGAGGATTGTCACCGCGGCGGCGTTGCTTCACAAGGCGCGCAACTTTGACGTGCAGACATGGGTGTACAATATCAAGGGACTGCCACCGGATGACGACCTGGAAGCGCGGGTAAGCGTGGCGTCAGCACACCGCGCGGCAGCCTGTCTGTTCGTCTTGTTGTCGGTTCCCGAGACTGGATTGCTCGAGATACCTCTGCTAGAGCCCAAGGATCTGGTGCAGGAAATTCTTGGACATTTGTCCTGCATCCCAGATAATCACGTCCACTTGAAAGGAACGGTATGGCCGActtttgttgttggcgcAGAGACGGACGATTTGAGTGAGAGGGCTTGGTGCCTGGAGCGGTTGGTGGCGGTTTGGACAAAGAATCCTTGGACGTATCCGTGGGGATACGTGCACACGGCGATGGAGATGTTGCAGGAAATTTGGAGGTTGAAGGATTTGGCAGCGCAGCAGGGCGATGATGGAATCAACTGGTTGCAGAGGTTAAAAGCGACTGAGAATAGTTGCTTGATTGTATAG